The proteins below come from a single Xyrauchen texanus isolate HMW12.3.18 chromosome 3, RBS_HiC_50CHRs, whole genome shotgun sequence genomic window:
- the taf1 gene encoding transcription initiation factor TFIID subunit 1 isoform X5 produces MSDSDSDEDQDHPFHLTGFLFGNINENGQLEDDSVLDTESKKHLAGLGSLGLGSLITEITASEEETADNEPDQSNIDSEGWVRSTEDAVDYSDISEVAEDETRKYRQAMGSLQPARRADEGDDDYDADCEDVDSKLMPPPPPPSLPIPAKKEDTPTQTSSVSDEGDGIILPSIIAPSSVGDKVDFSSSSDSESESDRPSQGSGTGGQRQMCLTLPLAGIMQKDAAKALPGVTELFPEFRPGKVLRFLRLFGPGKNMPSVWRSARRKRKRKQREPLADMAPGDNDSDPPEGEAKKKSGWDYEHAPPPPPEQCLSDDEITMMAPVESKFMQVSGEGDKVSEVRPKVAEWRYGPAQLWYDMLGVPEDGSGFHYGFKLRDEQQQDSTDTVAKTTVNAPASAPVIEQAPQQDAYDEQGEDVSQMQDEMFLMVTQLQWEDDIIWNGDEVKHKGTKTQRASLAGWLPTSMTRNANAYNAQQGLSRSNSQLVPLTPPPLAKTPSTTGSKRDKHSHDHQAHEDDSPWFSIFPIDNEELVYGRWEDNIIWDDQCMDCLPSPPILTLDPNDENIILDIPDEKEERASHSPSKDNKKETALKKSRILLGKTGVIKDEPQQNMSQPEIKDPWNLSNDEFYYPKQQGLRGSFGGNIIQHSIPTVELRQPFFPTHMGPMKLRLFHRPSLKKYSFGALSQPGQHPVQPLLKHIKKKAKMREQERQASGGGDMFFMRTAQDLTGKDGDLILAEYSEEYPPLLMQVGMATKIKNYYKRKPGKDPGAPDCKYGETVYCHTSPFLGSLHPGQLLQAFENNLFRAPVYLHKMPETDFLIIRTRQGYLIRELVDIFVVGQECPLYEVPGPNSKRANTHIRDFLQVFIYRLFWKSKDRPRRIRMEDIKKAFPSHSESSIRKRLKLCADFKRTGMDSNWWVLKPDFRLPTEEEIRALVSPEQCCAYYSMLVAEQRLKDAGYGDKSFFAPDEENEEEFQMKIDDEVRTAPWNTTRAFIAAMKGKCLLEVTGVADPTGCGEGFSYVKVPNKPTQQKDDREPQPVKKTVTGTDADLRRLSLKNAKQLLRKFGVPEEEIKKLSRWEVIDVVRTMSTEQARSGEGPMSKFARGSRFSVAEHQERYKEECQRIFDLQNKVLESTEVLSTDTDSSSAEDSDFEEMGKNIENMLQNKKTSSQLSREREEQERKELQRMLMGEDNERERGRKERRKGSSALSTSSHKDDDASSVTSLNSSATGRRMKIYRTFCDEDGKEYVRCETVRKPSVIDAYLRIRTTKDNDFIRKFALFDEQHREEMRKERRRIQEQLRRLKRNQEKDKFKGPPEKKAKKAKERPDLKLKCGACGAIGHMRTNKFCPLYYQTNAPPSNPVAMTEEQEEELEKTVIHNDNEELIKVEGTKIVLGKQLIESADEVRRKSLVLKFPKQQLPPKKKRRVGTTAHCDYLNRPHKSIHRRRTDPMVTLSSVLESIINDMRDLPNTYPFHTPVNGKVIKDYYKIITRPMDLQTLRENVRKRIYPSREEFRESVELIFKNSATYNGAKHLLTLVAQSMLNLCDEKLKEKEERLVRLEKAINPLLDDDDQVAFSFILDNIVTQKMMAVPGSWPFHHPVNKKFVPDYYKVIIDPMDLDTLRKNISKHKYQNREIFLADVSLIHANSVKYNGPDSPYTKTALEIVNLCKQTLAEYDEHLTQLEKDISTAKEAALDAADLESLDPLTPGPYTPQGRHRGRMGEDESDVDIEGYEEDDDGKPKTPAPAEEGDLDDEDEEDDDDELLMRPQRRMHGDEEEEEDDEGSSRQQQASVLYQDLLMSDAEDDASEEEGDNPFCSIQLSESGSDSDTDLGHQESTRIGLEQEESMMSYEGDGPDEETHMEDSNVSYGSYDDGDSQMQRRVSSPGTGERDVEGVYGMSEEEEEEEDERRRGPSVLTQVQLSDDEEDSEEFRSIGGDIDMDSDN; encoded by the exons ATGTCAGACTCTGACAGTGACGAGGACCAGGACCATCCCTTCCACTTGACAGGGTTTCTGTTTGGCAACATCAATGAGAATGGTCAGCTGGAGGATGACAGCGTGCTGGATACG gaGTCAAAGAAGCACCTGGCTGGTCTGGGCTCTCTGGGTTTGGGTTCACTCATTACAGAGATCACAGCCAGTGAGGAAGAAACGGCTGACAATGAGCCAGACCAGAGCAACATTGATTCAGAAg GATGGGTAAGGAGCACTGAAGATGCAGTTGATTATTCTGATATCAGTGAAGTTGCAGAGGATGAAACTCGTAAATACAGACAGGCCATGGGCAGCCTGCAGCCAGCACGGAGAGCAG ATGAAGGGGATGATGACTATGATGCTGATTGTGAGGACGTTGATTCCAAACTCATGCCTCCGCCCCCTCCCCCTAGTCTGCCAATCCCTGCAAAGAAAGAGGACACACCCACTCAGACCAGCAGTG tgagTGATGAGGGTGATGGCATCATCCTGCCTTCCATTATCGCTCCATCATCTGTGGGAGATAAGGTTGACTTCAGTAGTTCATCagacagtgagagtgagagtgatagACCGTCTCAGGGTTCAGGGACAGGAGGACAGAGACAGATGTGCCTCACCCTCCCTCTTGCGGGCATTATGCAAAAAGATGCGGCTAAAGCTCTGCCAGGAGTCACAGAACTTTTTCCTGAGTTCAGACCTGGAAAG GTGTTGCGGTTCTTGCGGTTGTTTGGTCCTGGTAAGAACATGCCTTCTGTTTGGCGAAGCGCTCGCAGGAAACGGAAACGAAAGCAGAGAGAGCCACTGGCAGACATGGCCCCAGGCGACAATGATTCGGATCCACCTGAGGGAGAAGCTAAGAAAAAATCAGGGTGGGACTATGAACAtgcacctccaccaccaccagagCAGTGTCTGTCTGATGATGAG ATCACCATGATGGCTCCAGTGGAGTCTAAGTTCATGCAGGTATCTGGTGAGGGTGATAAAGTTTCAGAAGTGAGGCCAAAGGTGGCAGAGTGGCGTTACGGTCCAGCACAGCTTTGGTACGACATGCTTGGCGTACCAGAGGATGGGAGTGGCTTCCATTATGGATTTAAACTCCGAGATGAACAACAGCAGGACAGTACAGACACCGTGGCAAAAACGACTGTGAATGCACCAGCATCTGCACCAGTCATCGAGCAGGCTCCACAACAAGATGCTTATGATGAG CAGGGGGAGGATGTCTCTCAGATGCAGGATGAGATGTTTTTAATGGTGACCCAGCTGCAGTGGGAGGATGACATCATCTGGAATGGAGATGAGGTGAAACACAAGGGCACAAAGACCCAGCGTGCCAGTCTGGCCGGGTGGCTGCCTACTAGCATGACCCGTAATGCCAATGCTTATAATGCTCAGCAGG gTCTAAGTCGCAGTAATTCTCAACTTGTGCCCCTGACTCCTCCCCCTCTGGCCAAAACTCCATCCACAACAGGCTCCAAAAGAGACAAACACAGCCACGATCATCAAG CTCATGAGGATGATTCTCCGTGGTTCTCCATATTCCCGATTGATAATGAGGAGCTTGTGTATGGACGTTGGGAAGACAACATAATCTGGGATGATCAGTGCATGGACTGCCTCCCTTCTCCTCCCATTCTCACTCTTGACCCCAATGATGAAAACATCATACTCG ACATCCCAGATGAAAAAGAGGAAAGAGCTTCTCATTCCCCATCCAAAGACAACAAGAAAGAGACGGCACTGAAGAAAAGTCGCATTCTCCTCGGAAAGACTGGCGTCATCAAAGATGAGCCTCAAcag AATATGTCCCAGCCAGAGATTAAGGATCCCTGGAATCTGTCGAATGATGAGTTCTACTACCCCAAACAGCAGGGGCTCAGAGGATCCTTTGGAGGAAACATCATACAG CACTCTATTCCTACTGTGGAGTTGAGGCAGCCATTCTTCCCCACTCACATGGGACCCATGAAATTGCGTCTATTCCATCGACCATCCCTGAAGAAGTACTCTTTTGGAGCGCTGTCCCAGCCTGGCCAGCACCCGGTCCAACCCCTCCTCAAACACATTAAGAAGAAGGCTAAG ATGCGAGAGCAGGAGCGTCAGGCATCGGGTGGAGGGGACATGTTCTTCATGCGCACGGCTCAGGATCTTACGGGAAAAGATGGAGACCTCATTTTGGCAGAATATAGCGAGGAGTATCCTCCGCTTCTCATGCAAGTTGGGATGGCAACTAAGATCAAGAACTACTACAAAAGA AAACCAGGTAAAGACCCAGGAGCACCTGACTGTAAATATGGAGAGACTGTTTACTGTCACACATCACCTTTCCTGGGATCTTTGCACCCTGGACAACTACTGCAG GCTTTTGAAAATAACTTGTTCAGAGCTCCAGTCTACCTGCATAAGATGCCTGAGACGGATTTCCTGATTATCCGGACACGGCAGGGTTACTTAATAAGAGAACTGGTAGACATATTTGTGGTGGGACAGGAATGTCCTCTCTATGAGGTGCCAGGGCCCAACTCAAAACGAGCCAACACACACATTCGAGACTTCCTACAG GTGTTCATCTATCGTCTGTTCTGGAAGAGTAAAGATCGTCCTCGGCGTATACGTATGGAGGACATAAAGAAGGCCTTTCCCTCTCACTCTGAGAGTAGCATCCGCAAACGCCTCAAACTCTGTGCCGACTTTAAACGCACAG GTATGGATTCTAACTGGTGGGTATTAAAGCCTGATTTTCGGCTTCCTACTGAAGAGGAGATCAGAGCATTGGTCTCTCCTGAGCAGTGCTGTGCTTACTACAGTATGCTGGTAGCAGAGCAGAGACTAAAG GATGCTGGGTATGGTGATAAGTCATTCTTTGCACCTGACGAAGAGAATGAGGAAGAATTCCAGATGAAGATTGATGATGAG GTGCGCACTGCCCCATGGAACACAACCAGGGCGTTCATTGCTGCCATGAAGGGAAAGTGTCTCCTGGAGGTCACGGGGGTGGCTGACCCCACCGGTTGTGGAGAAGGATTCTCGTATGTTAAAGTCCCCAATAAACCTACACAGCAGAAG gatgatCGAGAGCCCCAGCCAGTGAAAAAGACTGTGACAGGAACTGATGCGGATCTCCGACGCCTGTCCCTCAAAAATGCCAAACAGCTGCTCCGCAAGTTTGGAGTTCCTGAGGAAGAG atAAAGAAACTTTCCCGTTGGGAGGTGATCGACGTCGTTAGGACAATGTCTACCGAGCAGGCTCGTTCAGGGGAGGGGCCTATGAGTAAATTTGCCCGTGGGTCTCGGTTCTCTGTAGCAGAACATCAGGAACGTTATAAAGAGGAGTGCCAGAGGATCTTTGACCTGCAGAACAA GGTGTTGGAGTCCACAGAGGTGTTGTCCACAGACACAGACAGCAGTTCCGCAGAGGACAGTGATTTTGAGGAGATGGGAAAAAACATTGAGAACATGCTACAGAATAAGAAAACCAGCTCTCAgctgagcagagagagagaagaacaggAGAGGAAAGAACTGCAGCGGATGCTGATGGGAGAGGACAATGAGAGGGAGAGGGGCCGCAAGGAACGACGCAAAggct CAAGTGCCCTATCCACGAGCTCTCACAAAGATGATGACGCATCCTCCGTCACTAGCCTGAACTCATCTGCAACAGGGCGAAGAATGAAGATTTATCGCACCTTTTGTGATGAGGATGGAAAAGAGTATGTGCGCTGTGAGACTGTCCGCAAACCATCTGTAATTGATGCTTATTTGCGAATACGCACCACAAAGGACAATGACTTCAT TCGTAAGTTTGCGTTGTTTGACGAGCAGCACAGGGAGGAGATGAGAAAGGAACGCAGAAGGATTCAGGAGCAACTGCGACGCCTCAAACGAAATCAGGAGAAAGACAAATTTAAAGGTCCACCTGAGAAAAAAGCCAAGAAGGCCAAAGAACGACCAGACCTGAAG CTGAAATGTGGAGCTTGTGGTGCAATTGGCCACATGAGGACTAATAAATTTTGCCCATTGTACTACCAAACCAATGCCCCGCCCTCAAATCCAGTGGCCATGACTGAGGAACAGGAAGAGGAGCTGGAGAAGACAGTGATCCACAATGACAATGAAGAACTCATCAAAGTTGAAGGAACCAAGATCGTTCTTGGAAAGCAGCTCATTGAGAG TGCTGATGAAGTACGGCGAAAATCTCTGGTTCTGAAGTTCCCCAAACAACAGCTTCCTCCCAAAAAGAAAAGACGTGTTGGGACAACTGCGCACTGTGACTACCTTAAT CGTCCTCATAAGTCCATCCATCGCAGAAGGACAGATCCCATGGTCACGCTCTCCTCCGTTCTGGAGAGCATCATCAACGACATGAGGGACCTTCCTAAT ACATACCCATTTCACACACCTGTGAACGGCAAAGTCATTAAGGATTATTACAAGATTATCACGCGGCCAATGGACCTGCAGACATTACGTGAAAACGTTCGCAAGCGCATATACCCATCTCGAGAAGAGTTCAGAGAGAGTGTCGAACTCATCTTCAAAAACAGTGCCACGTATAATG gtgcaAAGCATCTCTTAACCCTTGTTGCTCAGTCGATGCTGAATCTGTGTGACGAGAAACTGAAGGAG AAAGAGGAGCGTTTGGTTCGTTTGGAGAAAGCCATTAACCCTCTTCTGGACGATGATGATCAAGTCGCTTTCTCCTTTATCCTTGACAACATTGTCACTCAGAAGATGATGGCCGTTCCTGGC tcatgGCCCTTCCATCATCCTGTAAATAAGAAGTTTGTTCCTGATTATTATAAAGTCATCATCGACCCCATGGACCTTGACACACTTCGCAAG aacATCTCCAAGCACAAGTATCAGAACCGTGAGATATTTCTTGCTGATGTCAGTCTTATCCACGCCAACAGTGTCAAGTACAATG GGCCTGACAGCCCATATACCAAAACAGCTCTGGAAATTGTGAACCTCTGCAAACAGACTTTAGCAGAg TATGATGAACACCTGACTCAGCTGGAGAAGGATATCTCTACTGCTAAAGAAGCTGCTCTGGACGCCGCAGATCTTGAGAGCTTAGATCCATTGACCCCTGGACCATACACACCACaa GGTCGTCACAGAGGCAGAATGGGTGAGGATGAGTCTGATGTGGACATTGAAGGATatgaggaagatgatgatggCAAACCTAAAACACCTGCTCCG GCTGAAGAGGGAGATCTGGATGATGAGGATGAAGAGGATGATGACGATGAGCTCCTCATGCGGCCACAGAGGCGTATGCATGGAgacgaagaggaggaggaggatgatgaaggcTCCAGTCGGCAACAACAGGCCAGTGTGCTTTACCAGGATCTGCTGATGTCAGATGCAGAAGATGACGCCAGTGAGGAGGAGGGAGACAATCCATTCtgct CCATCCAACTGTCAGAGAGTGGCAGTGATAGTGATACTGACTTGGGGCATCAGGAAAGCACACGGATTGGACTAGAGCAGGAAGAGAGTATGATGTCATATGAAGGGGATGGGCCTGATGAGGAAACGCACATGGAGGATAGCAACGTCAG CTATGGCAGCTATGATGATGGAGATAGTCAGATGCAGAGACGGGTGTCCAGCCCTGGGACAGGAGAACGGGATGTAGAGGGGGTTTATGGGATGAgtgaagaggaagaagaagaggaggatgagAGAAGGAGAGGGCCTAGTGTTCTCACACAGGTCCAGCTAAGTGATGATGAGGAGGACAGTGAAGAATTCAGATCCATTGGAGGAGACATTGACATGGATTCAGACAACTAA